One Halalkalicoccus sp. NIPERK01 DNA window includes the following coding sequences:
- a CDS encoding winged helix-turn-helix domain-containing protein yields the protein MSRNSTTPSATGSPIDDIAYLARSDHRVPMLVALTVRPRSRAELWEMTGVSSSTIRRTLREFEDRRWIRRNGYQYEATRLGAYAASAMANLIERLETERKLRDVWHWLPGEDSGFTIDMCADAVVTVADADDPYRPVSRFASLLEGTDRFRFVGFDVALFEPCKEELCRRVTDGMRTEIIDPPRVANYIRSTCPELFSETLASGNLTVRLHDELPPYGVGLFDRRIAISGYDPDGVTVRVLIDTDDPGAREWANSVYESYRRTTPTIPLETIVE from the coding sequence ATGAGTCGAAACAGCACGACCCCGAGCGCGACAGGGTCACCGATCGACGATATCGCGTATCTCGCGCGGTCGGACCACCGTGTTCCGATGCTCGTCGCGCTGACGGTCCGCCCCCGGAGTCGGGCCGAGCTCTGGGAGATGACCGGGGTTTCCTCGTCGACGATCCGACGGACGCTGCGCGAGTTCGAGGACCGCCGCTGGATCCGCAGGAACGGCTATCAGTACGAGGCGACGCGGCTGGGCGCGTACGCCGCCTCCGCGATGGCGAACCTGATCGAGCGGCTCGAAACCGAACGGAAGCTCCGGGACGTCTGGCACTGGCTTCCGGGCGAGGACAGCGGCTTCACGATCGATATGTGTGCCGACGCGGTCGTGACCGTCGCCGACGCCGACGACCCGTACCGGCCGGTGAGCCGCTTTGCCTCCTTGCTCGAAGGGACCGACCGGTTTCGGTTCGTCGGGTTCGACGTGGCCCTGTTCGAGCCGTGTAAGGAGGAGCTCTGTCGGCGGGTCACCGACGGCATGCGGACGGAGATCATCGATCCGCCACGCGTCGCGAACTACATCCGCTCGACCTGTCCGGAGCTCTTCTCCGAGACCCTGGCGAGCGGCAACCTCACGGTCCGGTTGCACGACGAGTTACCACCCTACGGCGTCGGCCTCTTCGATCGTCGAATCGCGATCAGCGGCTACGACCCCGACGGCGTGACGGTCCGGGTGCTGATCGATACCGACGACCCGGGGGCGCGGGAGTGGGCGAACTCGGTGTACGAGTCGTACCGACGCACGACGCCGACGATCCCGCTGGAGACGATCGTGGAGTGA
- a CDS encoding OsmC family protein — protein sequence MTNDQQVTHGVDTEKFGGFADYAAENPDEVQLGLGARSTYEGTCAHSLAKVDSYELGGETIARETREYTIPYGAWKEVLDAGGWVGPTDRLEPIEAALSALASCINVGITINAVANGVDVEHLQTRVRADFDPRVLFSLEDLDEADGVYGNMTAEIEIEGEGLDEDLVDEWARRAPVYTLVSLAQDLELTVNAPAEVRADD from the coding sequence ATGACGAACGATCAGCAAGTCACACACGGGGTGGACACCGAGAAGTTCGGGGGGTTCGCGGACTACGCGGCCGAAAACCCCGACGAGGTACAGCTCGGGCTCGGGGCCCGCTCGACCTACGAGGGGACGTGCGCCCACAGCCTGGCGAAAGTGGACAGCTACGAACTCGGCGGGGAGACGATCGCCCGCGAGACGCGCGAGTACACGATCCCCTACGGGGCCTGGAAGGAAGTGCTGGACGCGGGCGGCTGGGTCGGCCCGACCGACCGGCTGGAGCCGATCGAGGCCGCGCTCTCCGCGCTCGCCTCGTGCATCAACGTCGGCATCACCATCAACGCCGTCGCGAACGGCGTGGACGTCGAGCATCTCCAGACCCGCGTCCGGGCCGATTTCGATCCGAGGGTCCTCTTCAGCCTAGAGGACCTCGACGAGGCCGACGGCGTCTACGGGAACATGACCGCCGAGATCGAGATCGAGGGCGAGGGCCTCGACGAGGACCTCGTCGACGAGTGGGCCCGTCGGGCGCCGGTCTACACGCTCGTCTCGCTCGCACAGGACCTCGAACTCACGGTCAACGCCCCCGCAGAGGTGCGGGCCGACGACTGA